One window from the genome of Pseudodesulfovibrio sp. JC047 encodes:
- a CDS encoding acyltransferase, with protein sequence MTVEIAASAVVHESVIFEGSATVEAWCIVGAPSVGNDTPPTTVIGDGAVLRSHTVVYAGSVIGKNFVTGNKANIREACCIGDNVSVGTMAVVEHHVSLGHGVRLHSQSFVPEYCVLEDGVWLGPNAVLTNTRYPLSPEATTSPTPVRLCQGAIVGANATILPGVVVGRDSLVGAGSVVVEDVAEGTVVAGNPARFINEKAALPYGDREPS encoded by the coding sequence ATGACCGTTGAGATCGCCGCCTCCGCCGTGGTGCATGAATCCGTGATTTTTGAAGGCTCGGCCACCGTGGAAGCGTGGTGTATCGTTGGTGCGCCCTCTGTCGGAAACGACACACCGCCCACGACCGTGATCGGGGATGGTGCCGTGCTCCGGTCGCACACCGTGGTCTATGCCGGAAGCGTTATCGGGAAGAATTTCGTCACGGGCAACAAGGCCAATATTCGGGAAGCCTGTTGCATCGGCGACAATGTGAGCGTGGGGACCATGGCCGTGGTCGAACATCATGTTTCGCTCGGACACGGGGTCCGGTTGCACAGTCAGTCCTTTGTCCCGGAATATTGCGTGCTGGAGGATGGAGTCTGGCTCGGACCCAATGCCGTATTGACCAATACGCGGTATCCGCTTTCGCCCGAGGCCACGACCTCGCCAACGCCGGTCAGGTTGTGCCAGGGGGCCATTGTGGGTGCCAACGCCACGATTCTGCCCGGGGTGGTGGTGGGCCGTGACAGCCTCGTGGGAGCGGGGAGTGTCGTGGTCGAGGATGTGGCCGAAGGAACCGTGGTGGCGGGGAATCCGGCCCGATTCATCAATGAGAAAGCAGCCCTGCCCTATGGCGATCGGGAGCCATCGTGA
- a CDS encoding Gfo/Idh/MocA family oxidoreductase: MRVGNPSDHEIVIAVARIEGNMQKFALVGCGRIAQKYGQLLSENQVEGACLVAVCDIREDRAVALAEKTGVPSFSDAHAMMRAMGETIDVLVIATESGTHAAVTIDLARYGKHIVVEKPMALRLEDADAMIRVCDEAGIKLFVVKQNRLNYPVIKLREALEAGRFGKLTMGTVRVRWCRKQEYYDQDAWRGTWAMDGGVFANQASHHIDLLEWMLGEPVSVFAKSRTALVDVEVEDTGVALITFASGAIGVVEATNATRPVDLEGSISILGEKGAVEIGGFAVNEMKVWNFETPEPGDEDVLREYRTNPPDVYGFGHIEYLHQVVECIELGRPSLVDGLEGRKSLELINAIYESIETGREVHLRFQAQHCKLGHTNDR, from the coding sequence GTGCGTGTCGGAAATCCTTCTGACCATGAAATCGTGATCGCCGTTGCGCGCATCGAAGGGAATATGCAGAAATTTGCGCTTGTAGGATGTGGACGGATTGCCCAGAAATACGGGCAATTGTTGTCTGAAAATCAGGTTGAAGGTGCCTGTTTGGTCGCGGTGTGTGATATTCGCGAGGATCGGGCTGTGGCATTGGCTGAAAAAACCGGAGTGCCTTCTTTTTCGGACGCTCATGCCATGATGCGCGCCATGGGTGAGACCATAGACGTGCTCGTCATTGCCACGGAAAGTGGAACACACGCCGCAGTGACCATTGATCTAGCCCGGTATGGCAAACATATCGTGGTGGAAAAACCCATGGCCCTGCGGCTTGAAGATGCGGACGCCATGATTCGGGTCTGTGACGAGGCCGGTATCAAGTTGTTCGTGGTCAAGCAGAATCGGTTGAATTATCCGGTCATCAAACTGCGCGAAGCCTTGGAGGCCGGGCGATTCGGCAAATTGACCATGGGAACCGTGCGGGTTCGGTGGTGCCGCAAGCAGGAGTATTACGATCAGGACGCCTGGCGCGGAACCTGGGCCATGGATGGCGGGGTGTTCGCCAATCAGGCCAGTCACCATATTGATTTGCTCGAATGGATGCTGGGCGAGCCGGTCTCGGTGTTTGCCAAGAGCCGGACGGCCTTGGTGGATGTGGAGGTGGAAGACACGGGCGTGGCTCTTATCACCTTTGCCAGCGGGGCCATCGGCGTGGTGGAAGCAACCAACGCCACGCGGCCAGTGGATCTGGAAGGGTCCATTTCCATTCTTGGTGAAAAGGGGGCCGTGGAAATCGGCGGATTCGCGGTCAATGAAATGAAGGTCTGGAATTTCGAGACCCCAGAGCCGGGAGACGAAGACGTGTTGCGGGAGTATCGCACCAATCCTCCGGACGTGTACGGCTTTGGTCACATCGAGTACCTGCATCAAGTGGTGGAGTGCATTGAACTGGGGAGACCTTCACTGGTGGATGGTCTTGAAGGCCGGAAATCGTTGGAACTTATCAACGCCATTTATGAATCCATTGAAACGGGCCGGGAGGTCCATCTGCGGTTTCAGGCGCAACACTGCAAACTGGGGCACACCAATGACCGTTGA
- a CDS encoding radical SAM protein, with translation MTKIRFSHPEPSPVAGRVWPVFLPFAGCPYRCAFCAQDKLTGRDHADLDLVSRELERDLQQALDQGRGPYELAFYGGTFTALPEPWPSKFLALASRFRSRGLLTRIRCSTRPDCVDVPMLVSLKEQGLDMVELGIQSFDDTALQQSSRGYDGQTARRACGIVAESGLVLGVQLLPGLPGDQPGLFASDVEQAAAFAPETARLYPCLVIQGTALATLWEQGKYVPWTLSRARTELASALGVLWARGTRVIRMGLAPEEQMQQSILDGPWHPALGQTVRGMALLDIIRSQVARLDTPLSGVLVPRRYQGELFGHAGELVDAYAAFGVDKTLVQYVNDTMFSVF, from the coding sequence ATGACCAAAATCCGTTTTTCTCACCCGGAGCCGTCTCCGGTGGCCGGCCGAGTCTGGCCAGTCTTTTTGCCCTTTGCCGGGTGTCCCTATCGGTGTGCGTTTTGTGCGCAGGATAAACTGACAGGTCGGGACCACGCCGATCTGGACCTCGTGTCACGCGAGTTGGAGCGCGACCTGCAACAGGCCCTGGATCAGGGGCGAGGGCCATACGAACTGGCGTTTTACGGCGGGACATTCACGGCATTGCCCGAGCCGTGGCCATCAAAGTTCCTGGCATTGGCCAGCCGGTTTCGATCCCGTGGTCTGCTCACACGTATTCGATGTTCCACCCGACCCGATTGTGTGGATGTGCCCATGCTCGTTTCGCTGAAAGAGCAGGGATTGGATATGGTGGAACTGGGAATTCAATCTTTTGACGATACGGCCCTGCAACAATCGAGTCGCGGATATGACGGTCAAACGGCCCGTCGGGCCTGCGGGATTGTTGCCGAGTCCGGCCTTGTTCTCGGTGTCCAGCTTTTGCCCGGTCTGCCTGGGGATCAGCCCGGTCTGTTCGCTTCTGACGTGGAACAGGCCGCCGCATTTGCCCCGGAAACCGCCCGGCTCTATCCGTGCCTTGTCATCCAAGGCACAGCTCTTGCTACCTTATGGGAACAGGGGAAGTATGTGCCGTGGACGTTGTCCCGCGCCCGGACCGAGCTTGCTTCGGCCCTTGGGGTGTTATGGGCCAGGGGAACCCGCGTGATTCGCATGGGACTCGCCCCGGAAGAGCAGATGCAACAATCGATTCTGGACGGTCCGTGGCATCCCGCATTGGGGCAGACCGTGCGCGGTATGGCCCTGTTGGACATCATTCGGTCTCAGGTGGCGCGTTTGGACACGCCGCTTTCGGGAGTGCTCGTTCCCCGACGGTATCAGGGAGAACTGTTCGGCCACGCTGGAGAATTGGTGGATGCCTATGCCGCGTTTGGCGTGGACAAAACACTTGTTCAGTATGTGAATGATACGATGTTTTCGGTTTTTTAG
- a CDS encoding NAD+ synthase — protein MKIGILQLNPLVGDLSGNSAKIIDAARDAARRGADLCLTAEMALTGYPPRDLLLYDEFVDRVWREAEAVARALENGPALLLGAVTKNRSGQGKPVYNCALFCEGGSIRQVFKKALLPTYDVFDEARYFEPAPETDSNANILRFNDTTLAVTICEDAWNDKDYWDQNAYTRDPLEAAAAHHPDMILNLSASPLFLGKQRIREDMLGTVAHKYATPLIYVNQVGGNDDLVFDGRSCAFDSQGTCIARAPGFEEATVVVDLEGDNTVATDDFSRESETWRALVLGTRDYVHKSGFTTGLVGLSGGIDSAVTAAVAAEALGADNVTGVLMPSPYSSTGSIDDSLKLAKNFGIKTWTLPIEPIMTQFETALAEPFAGYSQDTTEENIQSRIRGNLLMALSNKFGSLLLTTGNKSELAVGYCTIYGDMSGGYAVISDVNKTGVFALAKWYNAQNGPQIPNAIITKPPSAELRPEQKDADSLPDYPILDGILELHIEHQKSRNEILSAGYDATTVDHVLRLVHIAEFKRRQAAPGIKLTPRSFGTGWRMPLACKQDF, from the coding sequence ATGAAAATCGGCATACTGCAACTCAACCCTCTTGTCGGCGATCTTTCTGGCAACAGTGCCAAAATCATTGATGCGGCCCGGGACGCGGCCAGACGCGGCGCAGACCTTTGTCTGACGGCGGAAATGGCCCTGACCGGCTACCCACCCCGAGACCTGTTGCTCTACGACGAATTCGTGGACCGGGTCTGGCGAGAAGCCGAAGCCGTGGCTCGTGCGCTCGAAAACGGCCCGGCCCTGCTGCTCGGTGCCGTGACAAAGAACCGCTCCGGCCAGGGAAAACCCGTCTACAACTGTGCCCTGTTCTGTGAGGGAGGCTCCATCCGTCAGGTCTTCAAGAAGGCCCTGCTTCCCACCTATGATGTTTTTGACGAGGCCCGGTACTTCGAGCCTGCGCCCGAGACCGATTCCAACGCCAATATCCTCCGCTTCAACGACACGACACTGGCCGTGACTATTTGTGAAGACGCGTGGAACGACAAGGATTATTGGGATCAAAACGCCTACACCCGCGATCCGCTGGAAGCGGCGGCAGCCCATCATCCCGACATGATTCTCAACCTGTCCGCGTCCCCCCTGTTTCTGGGGAAACAACGTATCCGGGAAGACATGCTCGGCACGGTGGCACACAAATACGCCACACCGCTCATCTACGTAAATCAGGTCGGGGGCAACGACGATCTTGTCTTTGATGGCCGATCCTGCGCCTTTGATTCTCAGGGAACCTGTATCGCCCGCGCCCCTGGATTTGAAGAAGCCACGGTTGTGGTGGACCTCGAAGGAGACAACACTGTCGCCACAGACGATTTTTCCCGCGAAAGCGAGACGTGGCGCGCGTTGGTTCTCGGCACCCGCGACTATGTGCATAAAAGCGGCTTCACCACCGGGCTGGTCGGCTTGTCCGGGGGAATCGACTCCGCCGTCACTGCCGCTGTGGCCGCTGAAGCCCTTGGCGCAGACAACGTCACCGGGGTTCTCATGCCCTCTCCCTATTCCAGCACGGGCAGCATCGACGATTCGCTGAAACTGGCCAAGAACTTCGGCATCAAGACGTGGACCCTGCCCATCGAACCAATCATGACCCAATTCGAAACCGCATTGGCAGAGCCGTTCGCCGGATACAGTCAGGACACCACGGAAGAGAACATCCAGTCCCGCATCCGGGGCAACCTGCTCATGGCCCTGTCCAACAAATTCGGTTCCCTGCTCCTGACAACAGGCAACAAATCTGAATTGGCTGTGGGATATTGCACAATTTATGGAGATATGTCTGGTGGGTACGCGGTCATTTCAGATGTAAACAAGACCGGCGTATTCGCACTGGCAAAATGGTACAACGCCCAGAACGGACCACAAATTCCAAACGCCATCATCACCAAACCCCCGTCCGCCGAGCTTCGTCCGGAACAAAAGGATGCGGACTCCCTGCCCGACTACCCGATATTGGACGGTATTCTGGAGCTGCACATCGAGCACCAGAAATCCCGTAACGAAATTCTCTCGGCTGGATATGATGCCACAACCGTGGACCACGTCCTCCGACTCGTCCACATTGCCGAATTCAAACGGAGACAGGCGGCCCCGGGGATCAAACTCACCCCGCGCTCCTTTGGCACTGGTTGGCGGATGCCCCTGGCCTGCAAACAGGATTTCTAA
- a CDS encoding 6-hydroxymethylpterin diphosphokinase MptE-like protein, with translation MENSKIAALVELGILCRGDSVEQAGEGSSDAGPHGPSGHTPVCVYENPMYQYPYEDPARRAFSVFSAKMSVETAMEQTRLVVFLGAADSPQLRACLADAKTVVVLFEPDERVLVHCVDSMGLAALNIENFFCFTGDPVSLSPALQDLLPGALFRMGTPAFFLTDRIRHEHGPWAEAVIEYLEILHYRYVVYPLSGQAFARSRPMRTIKHELMYDQQLHAYENVVDCTVSPSISALKNRAVNGGAILVAAGPDLPESFEYIRKNRDNALIICVNNAVKPLVEAGIHPHFVVINDTSIDSGRVFKEIPRLPDTILVGYCLSDLGGDTFGRKFLFGSFASPVFETREMFRLHGSVISTAFALARHLGCTSCALVGAQLVSSDPWGLQYARGTLKDEIMAQEKPLINRYPQLYPVKTVFGEQLYTTINFRDAALWLAETIRMSGVACWNTSRSSILYGPGIEHDPEPDLGTTPVRRVMAEAFRVASPRVDREKVRHFVQRETALWRSIRKAVTMVLADSGPLFEAKGLAILAHFDATNVTYLVQRYNDFNNAIFHRQVFGSDTTSRESGLRSYFEYVRSMSETLLTALEKADQSF, from the coding sequence ATGGAAAACAGTAAGATAGCAGCCCTTGTCGAATTGGGCATCCTGTGCCGGGGCGATTCGGTGGAGCAGGCGGGCGAAGGCTCGAGTGACGCCGGTCCCCATGGCCCCTCCGGGCATACGCCGGTCTGTGTATATGAAAATCCCATGTACCAGTATCCCTATGAGGACCCGGCACGGCGCGCCTTTTCCGTGTTTTCCGCTAAAATGTCCGTGGAAACGGCCATGGAACAGACCCGGCTCGTGGTGTTTCTGGGGGCAGCGGATTCGCCCCAGCTCCGAGCCTGCCTCGCCGATGCCAAAACCGTGGTCGTGCTTTTTGAACCGGACGAACGGGTGCTGGTTCATTGTGTGGACTCCATGGGCCTTGCGGCCTTGAATATCGAAAATTTCTTCTGCTTCACCGGAGACCCGGTTTCCTTGTCTCCCGCCTTGCAGGACCTGCTGCCCGGTGCCCTTTTCCGCATGGGGACCCCGGCGTTTTTTTTGACGGATCGGATTCGGCATGAGCACGGCCCATGGGCTGAAGCGGTTATCGAGTATCTGGAAATCCTGCACTATCGGTATGTTGTCTATCCCTTGTCCGGTCAGGCCTTTGCTCGCTCTCGTCCCATGCGGACCATCAAGCATGAGCTGATGTATGACCAGCAGCTGCACGCCTATGAAAATGTGGTGGATTGTACGGTGTCCCCGTCCATCAGCGCATTGAAGAACCGGGCCGTGAATGGCGGGGCCATTCTGGTGGCTGCGGGACCGGATTTGCCCGAGTCGTTCGAGTACATCCGCAAAAATCGGGACAACGCACTGATTATTTGTGTGAATAATGCGGTCAAACCCCTGGTCGAAGCCGGGATTCATCCGCATTTTGTGGTTATCAACGACACATCGATTGATTCCGGGCGCGTTTTCAAAGAGATTCCCCGTCTTCCGGATACCATTCTGGTGGGATATTGCCTGTCAGATCTGGGGGGTGATACCTTTGGCCGAAAGTTCCTTTTCGGGAGTTTTGCCTCGCCGGTCTTTGAGACCCGGGAAATGTTTCGACTGCACGGGTCCGTCATTTCCACAGCCTTTGCCCTGGCCCGACATTTGGGCTGTACATCCTGCGCGTTGGTCGGTGCGCAACTGGTTTCTTCGGACCCATGGGGCCTCCAATATGCGCGGGGAACGCTTAAGGACGAGATCATGGCGCAGGAGAAACCGCTTATCAATCGGTATCCTCAGTTGTATCCCGTGAAAACGGTGTTCGGCGAGCAGTTGTATACGACCATCAACTTTCGGGATGCCGCTTTGTGGCTGGCTGAAACCATCAGGATGTCCGGTGTTGCCTGTTGGAACACGTCCCGTTCCAGCATCCTCTACGGGCCGGGTATCGAACATGATCCCGAGCCGGACCTGGGCACGACTCCGGTGCGTCGGGTCATGGCCGAGGCTTTTCGGGTGGCTTCACCCCGTGTGGACAGGGAAAAAGTGCGACATTTCGTGCAGCGTGAAACCGCATTGTGGCGGAGTATTCGCAAAGCCGTGACCATGGTCCTGGCGGACTCAGGCCCGCTCTTCGAGGCCAAGGGGCTGGCCATTCTCGCCCATTTCGATGCAACGAATGTCACCTATTTGGTGCAACGATACAACGATTTCAATAACGCGATTTTTCATCGACAGGTGTTCGGCTCGGATACGACATCGCGTGAATCTGGGCTGCGGTCGTATTTCGAATACGTGCGGTCCATGAGCGAAACCCTGTTGACCGCTCTCGAAAAAGCCGATCAGTCGTTTTAG
- a CDS encoding BamA/TamA family outer membrane protein has product MSENQQRMWATIIMFACFFIGSQTGVCRADGDARFVETVDDASDAVQQKNVSFFDRLVFAPVPMVNPTLGAGLTGVVMYMHPEDDFWNDPGNEANEELHSMTGVAAMATSNESWAAGMFHKGFYANDRFRGTAYLAYGEFNLKYYGVGNDSALRNNPLKYSADVTAFQGTFSARIFDHWYLGPKIKVFNWDFGVDFSSLHPVLPTLHHSVKTVGLGLAGERDTTNDSVFATAGGKLQFDFMSYNEAWGGDYDYSKASTSYAHYYGLTDRLVVSGMAELNFSDGNTPFFDMPFLRLRGFPYAEYIDKQSASIQTEIKYKLTQRWGVNLFGGLGWVADEPNQLFKNSTIPTGGFGVRYLLSEKETMYLSTEIGFGPNSQAVYFRVGEWF; this is encoded by the coding sequence ATGTCAGAAAATCAGCAGCGCATGTGGGCGACCATTATCATGTTCGCCTGTTTCTTCATTGGGTCGCAGACCGGGGTGTGTCGTGCCGATGGAGATGCCCGGTTTGTGGAGACCGTGGATGATGCGTCTGATGCGGTGCAACAGAAGAATGTGTCGTTTTTTGATCGGTTGGTGTTCGCGCCGGTTCCTATGGTCAACCCCACATTGGGTGCCGGACTGACCGGGGTGGTCATGTATATGCACCCCGAAGACGATTTCTGGAATGATCCTGGGAACGAAGCGAATGAAGAGCTTCATTCGATGACTGGCGTTGCCGCGATGGCCACATCCAATGAGAGCTGGGCGGCCGGGATGTTTCACAAGGGGTTTTATGCCAATGATCGGTTTCGGGGAACAGCGTATCTGGCCTATGGCGAATTCAATCTGAAATATTATGGGGTTGGCAATGACTCTGCGCTTCGGAACAATCCGCTGAAGTACAGTGCTGATGTGACCGCTTTTCAGGGAACATTTTCTGCCCGGATTTTCGATCACTGGTATCTCGGGCCGAAAATCAAGGTGTTCAATTGGGATTTTGGCGTTGATTTTTCGTCGTTGCACCCGGTGTTGCCCACACTGCATCATTCGGTAAAAACCGTGGGGCTTGGACTGGCTGGAGAACGGGACACGACCAACGACAGTGTCTTTGCGACCGCAGGCGGCAAGCTCCAGTTCGATTTCATGAGTTATAATGAAGCGTGGGGCGGAGACTATGATTACAGCAAGGCCTCGACGAGCTACGCCCATTATTATGGATTGACGGACAGGCTGGTTGTCAGCGGTATGGCCGAATTGAATTTTTCTGACGGGAACACGCCTTTTTTCGATATGCCGTTCCTTCGGCTTCGAGGATTCCCCTACGCGGAATATATCGACAAACAATCCGCATCGATCCAGACCGAGATCAAGTACAAGTTGACACAGCGATGGGGGGTGAATCTTTTCGGCGGACTGGGCTGGGTGGCCGATGAACCGAATCAGCTTTTCAAAAATTCGACAATTCCTACCGGCGGTTTTGGCGTGCGGTATCTCTTGTCGGAAAAGGAAACCATGTACCTGAGTACGGAAATCGGTTTTGGCCCGAATTCTCAGGCTGTGTATTTCAGGGTCGGCGAATGGTTTTGA
- a CDS encoding geranylgeranyl reductase family protein: MTHTFDALICGGSLAGSAAGFALAKAGHSVAILDRATFPRPKLCGGLLTWKSVKLLEHLFGETPGTLTRAGAINYASNQYSIHTRTNAVAHGTLSFPFHFVDRTAFDALLLNKARQAGATIFQDTAVAHCDPARGIVTSQTGETFQGTAVIGADGANSVVRKSFSDVDTKRMRRLMAPTIEVRLPAHAFPRPVTHPELSIGFLDAGYGWVFPNNQSVIVGVCGLKTKNTNISQVFKEYLEFLKIDSEAIPDRRGHPLPYGNYLKEPVSGVTMLAGDAAGLVEPLFGEGIFFALCSGMYAGEAVAHGLAKQTSPGPEYIRRLNQQIIPELKASDHLRWAMSKGMQWIGPWSLKLFLTMAGTPLGEMVHGMRSYSWLREKHWDF, encoded by the coding sequence ATGACACACACATTCGACGCCCTCATCTGCGGAGGCAGCCTTGCCGGAAGTGCGGCTGGTTTCGCCCTGGCCAAGGCCGGTCACTCTGTGGCCATTCTCGATCGAGCGACCTTTCCCCGTCCCAAGCTCTGCGGCGGTCTGCTCACGTGGAAATCCGTCAAGCTCTTGGAACATCTGTTCGGCGAGACTCCCGGCACACTGACCCGAGCCGGAGCAATCAACTACGCCTCCAACCAATATTCCATCCACACCCGGACCAATGCCGTGGCCCACGGCACCCTGTCCTTTCCCTTTCACTTCGTGGACAGAACCGCTTTTGACGCGCTCCTGCTCAACAAGGCCCGACAGGCCGGTGCAACGATCTTTCAGGACACCGCGGTCGCCCACTGCGATCCGGCCCGAGGAATTGTCACCAGCCAGACCGGGGAAACCTTTCAGGGAACCGCTGTCATCGGCGCAGATGGGGCAAACTCGGTTGTCAGAAAATCTTTTTCCGACGTGGACACGAAGCGGATGCGCCGACTCATGGCCCCGACCATTGAAGTCCGCCTGCCCGCACACGCCTTCCCTCGCCCGGTCACACACCCGGAACTCTCTATCGGTTTCCTCGATGCAGGCTATGGATGGGTCTTTCCGAACAACCAATCCGTCATTGTGGGCGTCTGCGGACTCAAAACAAAAAATACCAATATTTCACAGGTATTTAAAGAATATCTAGAGTTTCTCAAGATAGATTCGGAGGCCATTCCCGACCGACGGGGACATCCTTTGCCCTATGGAAACTATCTGAAAGAGCCGGTTTCTGGCGTCACGATGCTGGCAGGCGATGCGGCCGGACTGGTGGAGCCTCTTTTTGGTGAAGGTATTTTCTTTGCCCTGTGTTCAGGCATGTATGCCGGAGAAGCCGTGGCCCACGGTCTGGCAAAACAGACCAGTCCCGGCCCGGAATACATTCGTCGGCTCAATCAGCAGATCATCCCGGAACTCAAAGCATCGGATCATCTGCGCTGGGCCATGTCAAAAGGGATGCAATGGATCGGTCCGTGGAGTCTCAAACTTTTTCTCACAATGGCAGGCACCCCTTTGGGCGAAATGGTGCACGGAATGCGATCCTATTCCTGGCTTCGAGAAAAGCACTGGGATTTCTAA